In Streptococcus salivarius, the following are encoded in one genomic region:
- a CDS encoding Paratox: protein MMTYDEVMEAIERGFIKGDKISIVRRNGRIHDYVLPGEKVEPGEIVTEVDLETVLEELRE, encoded by the coding sequence ATGATGACGTATGATGAAGTAATGGAAGCGATAGAAAGAGGGTTTATCAAGGGCGATAAAATCAGTATTGTCCGACGAAATGGCAGGATCCATGATTATGTTTTGCCAGGAGAGAAAGTGGAACCCGGAGAAATAGTGACAGAAGTGGACTTAGAAACTGTCCTTGAAGAGTTGAGGGAATAA
- a CDS encoding GNAT family N-acetyltransferase gives MKETFFWDFSQEDISTLSDLTSEGFEFDWTAISSPNAITSGFVIQGEVSGMIEFTPEPTDYYNFIHKLEVRMDKRNQGIAGVLLAYVAQDAFNRGFEGFMMLISKTALRDFYVSRYGGSRIGNTNRVIFNTAASKGLIDRFLKGGVD, from the coding sequence ATGAAAGAGACCTTCTTTTGGGATTTCAGTCAAGAGGATATCTCGACACTTTCTGATTTGACATCAGAGGGCTTTGAGTTTGATTGGACGGCCATAAGTTCTCCCAATGCAATTACCAGTGGTTTTGTAATTCAAGGTGAGGTTTCTGGTATGATTGAGTTCACTCCTGAGCCTACTGATTATTACAATTTTATCCATAAGCTGGAGGTGCGAATGGATAAGAGAAACCAAGGGATTGCAGGTGTCTTGCTTGCTTATGTAGCACAAGACGCTTTCAATCGTGGCTTTGAGGGGTTTATGATGCTGATTTCAAAGACAGCTCTTCGAGACTTTTATGTTAGTCGGTACGGAGGCAGTCGTATTGGAAACACTAACCGAGTGATTTTTAATACAGCAGCATCTAAGGGACTCATTGACCGTTTTTTGAAGGGAGGAGTAGACTAA
- a CDS encoding JAB domain-containing protein: MTETITRRQVRHPKDFGDKELFKRVFSHWIPSEKVDALYSELQGDSKKVFKKVCELSIEELKYYGLTQRDAIAFLSMLELFKRSEGEEEKPTCVTGTGYFAQSIQKAYGQKKQEHLVVWYLDVHCNVIEERVVFIGSVHRSMACPREIFHYAVKNLARYVLVAHNHPSGNVYPSSNDINVTEALEDAAKLFEMEVLDHVIVTKDNYYSFRDNGRMRCF; this comes from the coding sequence ATGACAGAAACAATTACTAGGAGACAAGTAAGACATCCTAAAGACTTTGGTGATAAAGAGCTATTCAAAAGGGTTTTCAGTCACTGGATACCTTCAGAAAAGGTCGATGCCTTGTATTCTGAATTGCAAGGAGATTCTAAGAAGGTCTTTAAGAAGGTCTGTGAGTTAAGTATCGAGGAGTTAAAATATTATGGTTTAACTCAGAGAGATGCTATTGCCTTTCTTTCAATGCTTGAACTTTTCAAACGTTCAGAAGGTGAGGAAGAAAAGCCAACTTGTGTCACTGGGACTGGATATTTTGCTCAAAGTATCCAAAAAGCCTATGGGCAAAAGAAACAAGAGCATCTTGTAGTGTGGTACTTGGATGTGCATTGTAACGTTATCGAGGAGCGAGTAGTTTTCATCGGTAGTGTTCATCGTAGTATGGCGTGCCCAAGAGAGATTTTTCACTATGCAGTGAAGAATTTAGCTCGCTACGTGCTGGTAGCTCATAACCATCCCTCTGGAAACGTGTATCCTTCCAGTAATGATATTAATGTTACTGAGGCCCTTGAGGATGCTGCAAAGCTCTTTGAAATGGAGGTCTTAGACCATGTTATCGTAACGAAGGATAATTACTATTCTTTCAGAGATAACGGAAGAATGCGTTGTTTCTAG
- a CDS encoding ERF family protein, translated as MTETMVNNTNMLAELVEAKVALAKAEMQLEWQKAEQAKKDHSKQEPEVMAPLFEALAKAQAEFESVTATSRVTFKNVDFKFAPLSDILAAVRPALNKYGLTLTQQTKHIPFGNANGVKVVTTILHESGVSYDIESVPVFYNVNDIKNLGAQVTYLRRYEVKTLLGIEADSEELDMDNVPYHSQSAQQTGNYDSNHNYQSNAQAKTPRKPTGARYGKTAKSASLATSLSSSEQTSLSEVTSANKVASDSVSQVTSEAEVPSQKSETATPEPKGIKAACNDDQLIQMVARGEEAAMSLGATESQLLEWSELGESQGLTVQLKALSDFVSKQRQQAQQQ; from the coding sequence ATGACTGAAACTATGGTAAATAACACAAACATGCTAGCTGAACTTGTAGAGGCTAAAGTAGCTTTAGCTAAGGCGGAAATGCAATTAGAATGGCAAAAGGCTGAACAAGCTAAAAAAGACCATTCTAAACAAGAGCCGGAAGTTATGGCTCCATTGTTTGAGGCCTTGGCCAAGGCTCAAGCTGAGTTTGAGTCGGTAACTGCGACAAGTAGAGTCACGTTTAAGAACGTTGACTTTAAGTTCGCACCGTTATCCGACATCCTAGCGGCTGTACGTCCAGCACTCAATAAGTATGGTTTAACTTTGACTCAGCAAACCAAACATATTCCGTTTGGTAATGCTAACGGAGTCAAAGTTGTGACGACAATACTTCATGAAAGTGGTGTCTCTTACGACATTGAGTCGGTTCCGGTATTCTATAATGTCAATGACATTAAGAACCTAGGAGCTCAAGTAACCTATCTGAGACGCTACGAGGTGAAAACCTTGCTGGGTATTGAGGCTGATAGCGAGGAATTAGATATGGACAATGTGCCATATCATTCGCAATCAGCTCAACAGACTGGTAACTATGATAGTAACCATAATTATCAGTCAAATGCTCAAGCGAAAACACCTCGCAAGCCAACAGGTGCTCGCTATGGAAAGACAGCCAAGTCAGCGTCGCTTGCTACTTCTTTGAGTAGTAGTGAACAGACATCACTAAGTGAGGTGACATCAGCTAACAAAGTTGCAAGTGATAGTGTATCGCAAGTAACTAGTGAAGCTGAAGTCCCTTCTCAAAAGAGTGAAACAGCTACTCCAGAGCCAAAAGGGATAAAAGCTGCTTGTAACGATGATCAACTGATTCAAATGGTTGCTCGTGGTGAAGAAGCAGCAATGTCTCTTGGGGCCACAGAAAGCCAGTTGCTTGAGTGGTCTGAACTAGGTGAAAGTCAAGGATTGACAGTTCAACTAAAAGCTTTGTCTGATTTTGTTTCTAAACAACGTCAGCAGGCACAACAACAGTAG